Genomic window (Gasterosteus aculeatus chromosome 1, fGasAcu3.hap1.1, whole genome shotgun sequence):
AATAAGAGGAGGGGCTGACGCAAAGAAAAAGGGAATGAAAAAAGGGAGgcaaagagaaataaagaagggtctaggatgggggggggcttggaAAATGGAAGCAAACAGAGGTACAAGGGGAGGGCAGGTAGGCATGAAGAAGAGAGGCAGACGGGAAGCAAAGAGAGcggtcgagagagagagagagagagaggtcaagGTGGAACCGTGCAGACAGGAACTAAGCTTGAGACACAATGTGTTGTAATTCATTGCTCGCTGCAGCTCCGGCGTGCGCGCCTGTGTTTGTCCGTCTGGGTTAGTGGacgtgaggctgtgtgtgtgcgtgtgtgtgcgtgtgcacaccaTCACGCCTGAGTGCAGGCataggtctttttttttcctccaagcGCCTGTGTGTCtgaggacaggtgtgtgtgtgtgtgtttgtgtgtgtgtgtgagtgatgaaAGCATCATGAGCAAAAGAGGGgtggatgtgtgcgtgtgtgtgtgtgtatgtgcatgttgcTTTGTGGTGCATTTTCAAACCCATCTCCAGCCACCTCAGATGAGCCGAGGATTATAGAGTGACCCTCAATGCCTCCTTCTTATTGGTCTGGCCAGGGTGCATTAGGGCCGTCGCAACCAGCCATCCCACAATCCCTCTGTGCTTCACTATACCTGCCGACACCCACTCTGTCCCAGATCTTAAGATCTGTagaaaatgaacaacttatgtGTGGTTCGGCACCAAATCTTGTCAAAAAATACATTAGAGAAAaaaatttaaaaggaaaaaatagcGCCACATCAAACTAGCCTCCAGATGACTATCACCTTTTTAATTGAGCACACTCCATCCCAGGCAATATAAAGGTGTTGTCATTATTAATCATTGCTAAAATGACTTCAACATGTCGATGTGTTTGTCTCCGTGTTCCTCTCAGGCTTAAAGATGCAGTGGACCCCCGAGCACAGCCAGTGGGCCGAACAGCACTTCGACATATCCTCCACCACGCGCTCGCCGGCCCACAAGGCTGAGGCCTACAGGGCGGTGCCCGGCCACCTGCAGCGCTCGGCCGCCTACCAGTACGCCTGGGCGAACGACGACATCTCTGCCCTCACTGCCTCCAACCTGCTCAAGAAGTATGCCGAGAAGTACTCCGGCATTTTGGAGATGCCGGGCTCATACTCTGAGGCCTCTGGGGTGATGAACGGACGCAAAGGCGAGTCAGAACCCTGGCAGGACGGCGTCTACCCCATGAGCTGCATCCCCGAGGGAGTGTCCATCCggaagggaggggtggcggCGGCCTCGGAGGTGGTGTCCGGTATGTGCAGCTCCCCGGGCCTGGCCTCCAGCACCCTGAGCGAACCCAGctactccagcagcagctgcgggAGCCACACCGCCACCGCCCTCCACACCTCCTCCATGGCCTCCCAGGAATACGCCCCCCCTTACGGCGGCTCATACCTGCACGGCAGTTATGGCTCCCAGTCCGCTCCAGCCCCGGCGCTCCCCTCCCCGCTGCACAGCTCCGGGCTCTTGCAGCCGCCCCCTCCGCCGTCCTCCCACCCCACCCTGGTCCCAGCTTACAACGGAGGCTCCCCCAACTTGTCTAGTTATAATTACCCCCCGGCGGGCTACTCGGCCCAGAGCTCAGTCGGCCCAGGCTACAGCCCTGGGGGGGCACCCCCTCCATCCTCGTACCTCCCCTCAGGCATCGCCGCACctacacccctccccccctcctccgctttACCTGGATACCCATACCAGAGCCACAACCTGACCCCAATCGCCCCAACGCCTCtcaacagcagctcctccaacACGCTAAAGAGGAAGGCTTTCTACATGGCGGGCCAAGGGGACCTAGACTCCGCTTACGGTAACTTTGGCTACGGCCAGACCCGGAGCGCTGGCGAGAGCCCCATGTACAGGATAGCTGACAGCAGCAGCGCCAACGGCGGCTCCAACGGCGCTGGGGGTGGGGGATTCGACCGGAGTGCTGAAAAGTCTTCTTTACCTTTTAATCCTCAAAAGCAGTCCACGATGTcctcagagcagcagcagaggaagtaCAGCAGCCAAGCAGGAGGCGGTCCGCTGACTCCTCCGGCCTACGTCACCTCCACCCTGGGGGGCTCCCGCTCGACAGATTCCCTCGCCAGCTTTACTTCCCCCTCCCTCAGTGAGCAAGGCGCCGATGaccaccgtctccacctctccCACACGGCGCCGGggcccacctcctcctcttccacttccACCTCCTCCCGGCCCGCTGAGGAGCAGCTAAAAAGCAGTGACCCCCACCTTCTGGACATGGTCACCTCTGAAATTGTTCAGC
Coding sequences:
- the LOC120826128 gene encoding fidgetin-like, with amino-acid sequence MISSSSVYGLKMQWTPEHSQWAEQHFDISSTTRSPAHKAEAYRAVPGHLQRSAAYQYAWANDDISALTASNLLKKYAEKYSGILEMPGSYSEASGVMNGRKGESEPWQDGVYPMSCIPEGVSIRKGGVAAASEVVSGMCSSPGLASSTLSEPSYSSSSCGSHTATALHTSSMASQEYAPPYGGSYLHGSYGSQSAPAPALPSPLHSSGLLQPPPPPSSHPTLVPAYNGGSPNLSSYNYPPAGYSAQSSVGPGYSPGGAPPPSSYLPSGIAAPTPLPPSSALPGYPYQSHNLTPIAPTPLNSSSSNTLKRKAFYMAGQGDLDSAYGNFGYGQTRSAGESPMYRIADSSSANGGSNGAGGGGFDRSAEKSSLPFNPQKQSTMSSEQQQRKYSSQAGGGPLTPPAYVTSTLGGSRSTDSLASFTSPSLSEQGADDHRLHLSHTAPGPTSSSSTSTSSRPAEEQLKSSDPHLLDMVTSEIVQQGPPVDWSDIAGLELAKASLKEEVLWPILRPDMFSSLGPAPRCVLLFGPQGSGRTLLGRCLASQLGAPFLQLNGSTLATKWLAEGEKILRASFLVARCRQPSVLFISEVDMLLSAHLSEESPVHRLKAELLAQLDSLLMGSGDDGGNQVLVVCSTSRPQDMDEGLRRYFARRVLVPLPDGGARHQIVGQLLAQSQHKYCLSEEELALLVQRTEGFSGLDVARLCQEALVGLLHVSAQGMDMSGMMPRGQVRPLTYQDFESVFCKFQASISQKEIDTYIEWNKMFGCSQ